The DNA window CCCAGTGATGGGTGGAGAGAGAGCTCAGGAGgtggtagtgtgtgtgtgtgtgtgtgtgcaggcgtGTGCCTGTATACGCAGGTGTGTGCTTGAGGGACTCACTGGTTGTAGGATATTTGACCAAAAAGGGATGGTAAGTTTTTCCTCTGAAGGTTGGAAGCTGGGTGAAACAGCTGAGCATAAGTCAGGGTGTTCCCAGTAACCAGGGCCAACAGTGAATGCTTCCATTGTGCTTTGCTTGATTCGTTTGTTGTCCCAATACCCCTGTACGTGTAATTAggatccccattctacagatgaggactTGGGAATTCAGAGACACTTTCAGACTTGCCCAACATTTTACTCCCAGCAGAACTGAAACTCAAGCTGAGCACTTTAGACTTTAAATCCTGTGTGCTAACAGTTTTTAAACAGTGGGAGAAAAGAACTAATAAACAAGAGAGCAAGCATACAGCAAAATATATAACCCCTTGGATACTGGGATGAAGGGAGCCAATATGCAGAAATCCCAGGAAACAGCCctgctacccccccccccccaccttttgaCATTGGCCCTTAATTGACCCTCCCCCTGATGCCCACAGGAAGGTCAGTGAGGTGAATTGACTCACCAGGCTTGGTGCTAGGGAGGAGCAATGAAATTTCAAAGCCCTTTCTAGCCCACATAGTAGGGTGGGGAGCAAATCCCTATGGGGCTCTTAACCATAAGAGTAGAATCAAGATTCAGAGAAGCCAGCCTTATCACTGAATCTTCCCTACAAAGAGGCCTTAGTTCCCAAGGCATTTAGGACTTCCAGGCTTCCATTGCCCTCTCCTTCCAAGGGGCCTTTCCAGCCTTAGGTCTGGAGGATGACATTGTATAAAGAGTTGAGGAGCCATGGCTgtgtgctcagtgggttgagcgctggcctgtgagaggcagccaattgatgtttctctccctctctttctccctcctttcccctctttctgaataTGAacaaacagaatcttaaaaaaaaaaaaaaaagagctgaggGAACATGGGTGGCAGTGTAGATAAAGAGTGGGtatcaatagacatttattgtttttaagctAAGGTGGCAGGCACTCCAGGATCAATCAGCTCTTCCCAGAACCCCCTAGGATACCAACCATCTCTCACAGTCTTTAAGTGTCCTTGGTCAAACATGaacagtgaagagagggagaCTGGCTTCTCTTCTTTGCTGGTCTTGTGATGCTATCTCCCTCCTGTTGACTCTCACACTGACCATGACCAACCTCCAGGGGAggtaaggagagagggaaggcccGTCAACCAAGCCAGGTTAGGAGAACACCATGAACTCTATCAGTGGAAAGAGGATGCTGGAGGCCAGGCCTCCCAGGCCAAGTGAGAGAAGTCCGGGGGTCCTGGTTCACCTGCTGGAGTTGGCGCAGGTGCTTCCGCTGCTCCTGCTGTTGCACATACAGGTTGGAGAGGCGCACGAGCTGGTGAATGGCTTCATCCACCTCCTGATACATTGTAGCTGGGCCTGGGTCCTCCAGCCTGGGAAAGGAGTGGGGCGGAATGAACCACTGCCCTTGTTTATCAAGCCCCCCTACCCTTTTCCATCCTTGTATCCCAACGAGAGGTGGAGAGTGTCATGGGTCATTGTAtaggcctggatttgaatcctgactttTTCATTTACTGACTAACCTTGGCCGAGACATTTAACACTTCTGATCCTCCAAATCTCCATTTGTAATCATAAAACATGTAGGGACCCTGTAGGGGTTATGAGATGAGTGGAAAAGCATGATATCTTGTCCATATACATGCTCAGTAAGAATGATCAgccagtgccctggctggtgtggctcactggactgggcaccggactgtgaagcaaggtgttgctggttcgattcccagtgagggcacatgcctgggttgcaggccaggtccccagtaggaggcactcgagtggcaaccacacgttgatacacattgatatttccctccctctctttctcttagtctctctctaaaaatagataaataatcttttttaaaaaaatctggcagCTAAGGTTTATCGGCATCCCTCTGTTGTGTCTCCACCCGCCATGTCCACCTGCCCCAGCACAACATCCGTCCCCCCATACTTGCTGCTGTGGGTGGAGCGCAGCCTCATTAGGATGGCTCCCCCATCCTTCTGTAGCTCTGTCAGCCAGGGATCTGCCAGCACCTTCTGTAGGGGCTCAGGCATTCCTACCGCCTCCTGGGAGCAGGAAGCAGTTGATGGTTGAGGTTCTACCACAGTCCCCAACCCGTGCCCTTTTGTCCCATCTCATTTCATACCTCtccctctggctctgccactgcctCCAGTTCCGAAATGGCTTGTCGTACAGAGCCCAGCACACCTCGGCACAGATGGCACAGCCTTGCCACTTCCTGAAACACGCATACAGGGATGGAGTCTAGGGACAGTCTAGGATAAGGAGCCTCAGCCCTAGGGTGGATATGGGGCAGCTCCAGAGACTTTTACAGAGGCAATGCTGACTTTAGTTCCTGACTTTGTTGCCTACAAATTGGGTGACCTTGGGAAGGCCCAGAAACCTCCctgaaccttagtttcctcaaCTCTAAAGTCCAGATAAGACATAAGGATTTCGTGAAGTTTAAAGAGATGCTGCTACATAAGCATCCAGTGTGGACCTGGCACACTGTGCGGCTTAGTAAACACaagtctcctttcctctgtctccctcacccTGTAAAACCCTCTGCTTGGCCTAGTTAGATCCAGATCCCAGGACACAGCTTAGAGACCATGTTATAGGCCTCCTGTAATACTCAGCTGAGATCATGTTTACATCTCGTTTCTTGAATACTCAGCACTTAGATTCAGAGAATCAGAGATTACATCACAATGGATGTCTTTTGTAGGCGACAATCCTGAGACTGGGATGTTGGTGCAGGGAACCAGGTACAGAAAGGCACCATCTCAGGAAGTGGGGTgcagtaacttacccaaggtcacatggaCCCAGACCCAGACTTCCAGACCCTCAGCTCTTTCCAGAACCCCAGTGATGCTATTTCACACTGCTCTCTACTAGTTTCTGACTTATCTCCCATCAAAAATCATATGCAGCTTCATGGCATGTTAAGAATTTATTTAACATGCTTATCCCATTGTACATGCACAATATTTCGCTCATGGTTTGTGAGCTGTAAgtttatttgttgaattgaatggAATGGAAACCACTTTTTCCCAACCCCTTTGTCgagtctcagctctgccttgTCTCCAAGAATGCTCTCAGCTTGGTCATTCCTGGATCCCAGTGTTCTGGGTGAAGGAGGTGTAGCTTACTTGGTGTACCTCTACCCAGTGGCTTGGAGAGGACTCTCGGTGACCTCCTAAGTCCCACTGCAGCTCCTCTGGCTTGGCCACTCTTTTCAGATCATTCTCTGACAGCAACTCAGCACCCTGTAGACACATGAAGGCAGGGGGTTTCTTGCCTGAGTATTGCCCCCTGGGGGTCCAGCAAGGCTCTTCTCTCTCCACTAGTGAGGCACACTAGGTGGGAGTGAGGGGCTCAAACCTGACATCCATGGAACTCAGTTGGAAAGTCATTATGACTGAGAAGGAGCAGCCGCTGAATGATGGGGGGGTCTCCTGAGTcctgaaggagggaagaataaccCTAAGTTGTGGGTAATGGGGTGGCCTGGGATGGCCACTAGGGAAGAGTTAGGATCAGGAAAAGGATCTGTCTCAAGGGGTTGGTTACCTGAAGTTGACTCAGGACAGGAATGAgtgctggaggcaggggaggtgCCTTGCGAAGGTCCAGCAGGACGGACAGCCCCAGTATCTGTAAATCGGGCCTGTGGGAACAGGAAGAGCcaaggaggctgtgtgtgtgtgtgttgaggggatAGTGGCACAGGGTCTGACCTTAGTGTTACTGGGTCTCAGAAGTTAGTCCCTGGTATGTTTGGGAGCCAATGGGCAAAGGCCCAATGTCTGGGATATGTGTCCAAGAAGCAGTGTGACCTAGAAATCAGGAGTCCATATTCACGTGGCTATTGGGTCACAGGATCAGAGTATAGAGAATTAAGAACTCTATGCTCTGGAGGGTATAAATTCAGAGTCAGCATGTAGTATGATCCCTAACAGGTTCTTGGTgctcaacaaatagttattgaataAGTGAATCAATTTCCTGATAATCTAGGCAGTGTCTTAGGGCAGTGAAAGGCAGCAGTGTTGATTTTGAGTGGATGTAGATATTCTGGAGGTTTGGGGTGAGTAAAGTCAGAAGTCAATGATTTGAAAATCTGAGGATTAAAGAAGCAGCTGTCCTAGATGTCAGGAGGTCCATGTCCTAAGATGAGAAGACGTCCAAGTCCTGATGACCAAGGAGGTTAGTGTCCAGGGTGCCAGCAATGGGCCTCCATTACCTGAGCAGTGAGTGCAGGTAATGAAGAGCAGTGCTCAGCATGTCTCTGGAGGGCTGGGGCTCCTCAGCAGGGCACGGTGGAGTGATGGTCAGCAGAGCTCGCCCACTCCGGTCGACCCCTCCTGAGAATACAAAATGGCCAGGCTGTCCTGGCTGGGGGCTACCTCCTATCCACTCCACCTCTCTTTGCAGCCCACTCcaacctcttctctttctttgaccCTTTTCCCTTCAACCATGATGCTCACTGACCAGTCAGCACGAGGAATCCAGATGCCATCAAGTCCCAAGCTATGTCAGGGTCATCAGAGATGGAGACTGAAGGGGCCTCTTCTGGGATCCTGTCGTCTTGCACTTCCTGCACATCTTCCAGGGTTGGTGCCAGAGGGCCATAGGGGAGCCCTTCAGGACCTGTGGGTCCTATACAGACACAGACAGAGCTATGAGCCTGAAGTGAGACAGGGTATGGCTGTTCcactcccagcctctcctctgctcctcctccagccccctttCTGAGGCCTAACCTACACTGGTCCTCGACCCACTGACCTCAGTATCATCTCACCTGCCGTGCACACCAGGCTCAggtccttctgctctctctctctggccttcTCTTCTATAGGTCCACAGGCTTCTGGGGGCCGAAGCTCTTTCTTGTCCACTGGTTTGAGCTCCTCTTTCAGCTCAGACTCTGATTTCTCCAAACCTTCATGTGCCTCCTTAACCAGGCCACCTCCTGGAAGCTCACGCTCATTTGGTGAGGGCAGACTGATGAGGGCTTCTTGTTGATTGGTCTCTTCCTTGTCCCCAGAGCTCAGTGGGACAGAAACATTGTCCCCTACTCGGCCAAgagcccctctgcctgcagcccgcttctttctcctgtttcctttGCCTCTCCGAGGGGTGCCAGGAAGTCCTTCAGCTCCCTGGCATGCTCCTCCTCCAACCTCCCCAGGCCTCAGGGGGCAAGATTCAGAGACTTCTCCCAGCACCTCTGCTGGGGCCTCTGATACCTCCTGGGCTGCTGCCTCTGGGAGGGCCTCAGCTCCCCGAGGAGACCCTGGGGAAGCCCTGCTGCTGCTCCCCTCACCGGGTGGGCGTGCCCCATCCTGGTCCCGAGGCCCCAGACCCTTCTGGTGCATCCATGCTCGGTGTCTCCGGTGCCggcccttccctccagcaccCTTTCGAGTGGGTACTGTCCGGGTCCGGGTGAGGCCTGAGGAGTCCTCAGCATCCATGGGACTCCCCGTCATGGGAAGTGTCACCTCCAGCAGCTCCACGTACTCGCCCTCAGGTCCTTCAGCAGGGGCATTGTGACCATCCCCAGGACTCCTGGTGCCCAGGGCCTCCTCAGggagtggagggctggggaggcctgggggtCCAGAGGGCAGTTCTGGGGGCAGTGTACTTGGCTGATGTCCTACCATGAGACCTTCTTTGTGCACAAATCGGGGGCAGATGAGCTCAGCCCAGGGCAGCCGCTGAATTCCAGAGGGTGCAGAGAGTAGACAGGTACTGAGGCGACCTGTTGGCCGGTCCTTATTGATGCCTTGTAGCCACTCAGGTGTGAACAGGTAGGCACAGGCCTCATTGGGCACAGGCAGTTCCTGCACACGCCCACCCCCTGGGGCCAAGCACTTAAGTACCAGGCGAGGTGCTTGGGCTGCTGAGGGTACTACTTGCAGGTAGAAGTCCCCTGGGCACAGCAgctgccagggcagggctgctagCTGTACCACCACCTGCTCATGCAAGCAGAGGGGCCAGCCCTCATGGAAGAAGAGGAAACCACTGTACTGGGCCTGGGAAGAGAGATGGGAGGCTGTGCTCAGGCCTCTGCTGATGAAACTAACAAGAGGGGGCAGTTAGAATGGGACCATCCTAGGCAGGAGTGGCCTTATGCCTGGTGGGTTATAAccccaggggagcaggaggggataTCTTGGGATGTTCATGTGGCAGAGGAAGGGCTTGGAACTGGTCAGTTTTCTGATGGTAGTTGAGCCACTCTGGGGGAGTTAGTATCTTGAGAAATTTGTATGAGGGAAAAAATATCTGGAATTGGGTCCGAAGGGTCAGGGTATTTAGGAGTTGATGTTTCTTAGGGGTCAATTTTTGGGGAAAATGAGTGTCTGTGTGTTAATATCTGAGGAACAGTGCCTCTGGGGGGCGATCAGTATCAGGGGGACAGCATCTCTGGGTTGGGGGAAGTTAGTCAGTCTGGCTAGTCTCTGGAGTTAGGCAGAGGATCTTAAAGGAGACAGAATCGGAATGCATGGCCACTCACACAGGCTTCCTGCTGGACCTTGGCAAGTAGATGCTTGGCGGGCACCAGGAAGTCCAGTGTGTACTTCAGCGCATCCTCCCGATAAGTTCTTTCCACCACCTGGAACACCTGGCCCAACAGCGTGGGGGCCGTTGCCTCAAAGGGCGGGTAAAGGGCAGCGAGCGTGCTCTGCACACAGTCTTCCACTGGCTCAGGCTCCTGGTAGAGACAAGACCAGACTGCAGATCCTTAGAGATCACCCAAGCATGGTTCCTTGGGAGCCTGGCTGGTACGGGGCTGGCTGTGTCACCCTGGGGCTCCACTGGGTGCACAGAGAGGACAATCAGGAAATGCTGGCCCAggatgggagtggggttgggcCAATCAGAGTGTGCAGGCCTCCCAGTGCACTCCATGAGAGAGCTCTGAGACATTGGCTTTGGAGAGCCAGGGAGAATTTGCTGTGAATGTCTCTGATCAGGGTCATCCCTGGTTCTTGGGAATCAGCAGAATTGCGCAAGGCCTCCCCAAGAGAGCAGAGACAGGCTCCTGGCCAGTCAGGGGGCTGACTTACAGACGAGAGCTCTGGAGGGTAGGGCACTCACATGGCCATCCTGCAAACCCCTCCTCACAGGGCCTACCATCTAGAGACCCCCATCCTAGGAGGGGGTGCCACCACCCATGAGTCATGTGCTAGAGATGGTCGCTAGATGGGAAGGAGGACTGGAGGGCTGTCTATCGTGAATCATTTTAGCATCCCCTCTCCCAGAGTGGCTATGCAGCAATCCACCCACCAATTCCTGGAGCATGTGTGATTGGGTTACAAACAACTGGGTGGGGACAGttgaaagagggaaaaatcaccAAAGTaatgagtggggaagggaagagcaggCCTAGATGGTATATACTGGAGCTGAAATCTTTTCTGATTCCAGCAGGACGtgtttgcccatctccacctagAGCCACTGTCTCGAAAGACTCAGCCCTACTTCCTCCAAACTCACCAGCCTAAGTGAATGTATGGGTTATTGTTCCCCATCCCACACTCTAAACAACTACCCTTCAGGCTATTCTGCAAACTTATTTCTACTTCAGGATGGCTTTGAAGTTTATTTTATCAGATCTATTTGCTGTAAATGGGCAAGGGGAAGCTCACTGCAcagtttttctagttctttaccTACGCggctccccagctctgcctttgcCCTGAAGACAAAACTGCTTACCAGAGTTGCCTGCCTGTCCAGACCACGAGAAGCTAGGGCAGTCACTCCAGAGAGGGCCATTGAGTGCGTCACACAGAGACCCGACCCCAAGGTGTGTGGGCGAGCAGACAGACCCCCCAGTGTTCCGGGGACCCGGCCAGAGAAGAGagagtgggtgggggaagggtggagaCGGGAGaggcggggggagtggggagcgggggcgggggctAGGCAGAGTGGGCTGTCTGCTCTGAGGCCGGGAACGGGGATCTAGAGCTGGAGCAGCGAGGCAGCTGCAATCCATTAGGGGTGGTGAGCTCATGGCTGAGCGAGAGTCTCAGCCACAGGAAACGACACcggcaggaggggaggaggggtctggggtgggaGGCGGCGGGCAGGAGCTCAGAGACCAGGCTTCCAGACGGCGGGACCAAAGAAGAGACCAGAGAGACTGAGTCACCTCTCCCTGGCCCAGTTCCTCTTTCTTCTGGCTCCAGCCTCCCTGCCAGGAGGTGCCCCTCCTTTAGTAGAGAAGCAGCCCCAGGAGTGCTCCCCTCTTCTCCACTTCCCGCAGGGAGCGCCCCCAGGCAgggcctcttcccctcctccactccccgcAGGGGGCGGCCCTTGGGCCGCGTCCCCCCTACCCCACTCTCGCAGTGGACGCTCCCTGGCAGTGCCACTCCTGCAGTGATTCTTCAGAGAATACTTCTGGAGTGAAAGTTCGCAGGATACTGCTGCTGTATCCTGCTGTTGTGTCCACTGCTGTTGGTATGGGCTTCCCTTTAACTGTGCCCTCCAGCTCCCTGCGCCCTAAGTGGCTAGTGCCAGGGTCCTCTATCTCCTACAGGGAGCTCCGCCAgggcctccccgccccaccccctcctgcagCGGGGATGCCCTAGGACGGTTTCTGTTCCCTGCATCGGGAGCTCAGGGGGACTCCCCCCACTCCCCGAAGTCTCTCGTCTGCTCGGTCAGCGTCACGCCTCCCGGCACGGCGAGCCCCTCTCCCCATTCTGTCCACTCTTCTGAGGCAACCTCTCTTCTCTGCGGGAATTTCCCTCTTTGGCTATGtctctggccccagcccagcctcagctGTGGCGGGTCCCCCAGGGCCGGATGGGTGGGTCCGGCTCACCGGGCTGTGGACTGGGATGGAAAATGGTGGTTCCAGGCAGGTCAGTTCTCATGACCTGAGACCGGGCCCCTTCCCGGGCCGCTGCAGCACCCAACCCGCAGGAGGGcccgggagggggagggaagatcCTGCAAAGGAAGGCACAGGTCAGGGCAGAGGAGGGCGAGCGGAGCTGTGTAGATTAGGGGAGAGACcaaagagagaaggggggaaggggcggggaagtgtagtgagaaagaaagggtgaggGCAATGCCCTGTGGGGGCCGAGCCAGACAGTGGGGCGGACAGTCGGATCAAAGAAAAGaagggggggatgggagggaggagagtccAGGAGCGCTCAACCGTCCAAAGCAGGCGTCAGAAGCACCAAGCCGGGGACTGGCGACCCGAAGTGGGTTGCGCGGAGGCGGAGGGGACCCCGGGGTTGCGAGGCGGCACTTACCATGGCTCCGCGCGGATTCGAGTCTGACGCTCCGGCCGGCGGGCGGGGCCGGGCGCGCCGCCGCTTCCCTCCCGCCTTTCGCGTCTCTCGCAGGGTCTGGCTAGGGGACAGAGCCGGCCGCGGTGGAGGCTCGGCTTGCTCCGCTTCCCAGGCCGCGGGGCCCATCCAGGGAGGGCCCAGACggccgccctgccccgccccgcccctccccgcagGGCCTGCCTCCGACTCCTCGCGGGAGCCGGACCCCCTACTGGGACCCCCCTGCGCGGACTCCCTCTCCCGCGCTGAGCTTGTCCGCGGCTCCCGCGACTCCCCCAGCTACTCTTCCCCGCTCTCCCGCAACCTCTTCCTCCTCCGCCCCACCCTCCAATGGGTAGCTGCTACCCAGACCCTCGGAGGCCCGCCGAGCTGAAGATGCAGCCCTTTTCCCGCCGCCTCCTCTCTCCGTGCGGGATCTGTTTCGTCCCCGCAGGGGACAGACACTCCAGAGGTTGGGGCGTCCGCGAATTCCCTGGGGTCCCTAGCCTAGGGACTGGAATCGTTTAGCGGCGGGAAGCCTCCCATTTCTAACTCGCCGGGGAACCTCTTCTCTCTTCTGTTGCCAGACTCAGAAGAGACCCCCTGCTGCCAGGCCCCTGTGCGCCTTGGGTGGAGCGAAGGGCAGGGAAACGTGAGgattcctcccaccctccaaggTCTTGCTGGCTCTCCTCTTTACCCTCTTTTCTCCGCAGTCCTGGAACATTCGGTCTCTGACAATGGGTTCCTCTGTGCAGTCTAGGGAGGGCGGGAGCGTGGGGGGCAATTAGGGAGCTGTGCAGGCTTGGGGTGGGCATGGTGGCTG is part of the Desmodus rotundus isolate HL8 chromosome 7, HLdesRot8A.1, whole genome shotgun sequence genome and encodes:
- the ARHGEF40 gene encoding rho guanine nucleotide exchange factor 40 isoform X1, with the protein product MGPAAWEAEQAEPPPRPALSPSQTLRETRKAGGKRRRARPRPPAGASDSNPRGAMEPEPVEDCVQSTLAALYPPFEATAPTLLGQVFQVVERTYREDALKYTLDFLVPAKHLLAKVQQEACAQYSGFLFFHEGWPLCLHEQVVVQLAALPWQLLCPGDFYLQVVPSAAQAPRLVLKCLAPGGGRVQELPVPNEACAYLFTPEWLQGINKDRPTGRLSTCLLSAPSGIQRLPWAELICPRFVHKEGLMVGHQPSTLPPELPSGPPGLPSPPLPEEALGTRSPGDGHNAPAEGPEGEYVELLEVTLPMTGSPMDAEDSSGLTRTRTVPTRKGAGGKGRHRRHRAWMHQKGLGPRDQDGARPPGEGSSSRASPGSPRGAEALPEAAAQEVSEAPAEVLGEVSESCPLRPGEVGGGACQGAEGLPGTPRRGKGNRRKKRAAGRGALGRVGDNVSVPLSSGDKEETNQQEALISLPSPNERELPGGGLVKEAHEGLEKSESELKEELKPVDKKELRPPEACGPIEEKAREREQKDLSLVCTAGPTGPEGLPYGPLAPTLEDVQEVQDDRIPEEAPSVSISDDPDIAWDLMASGFLVLTGGVDRSGRALLTITPPCPAEEPQPSRDMLSTALHYLHSLLRPDLQILGLSVLLDLRKAPPLPPALIPVLSQLQDSGDPPIIQRLLLLSHNDFPTEFHGCQGAELLSENDLKRVAKPEELQWDLGGHRESSPSHWVEVHQEVARLCHLCRGVLGSVRQAISELEAVAEPEGEEAVGMPEPLQKVLADPWLTELQKDGGAILMRLRSTHSSKLEDPGPATMYQEVDEAIHQLVRLSNLYVQQQEQRKHLRQLQQVLQWLAGPGEEQLASFAAPGDCLSALQETELQFRAFSAEVQERLAQAREALALEEDAASQKVLDIFEQRLEQVESGLHRALRLQRFFQQAHEWVDEGSSRLAGAGPGREAVLAALALRRAPEPSVGTFQEMRALALDLGSPAALREWGRCRARCQELEKRIQQHLGEEASPRGHGQRRADSASSEGVQWGPSSPSPNFSSLLLPSSPGALAAPSHCSLAPCGEDYEEEGPELAPEAEGRPLRTVLIRGLEVTSTEVVDRTCSPREHVLLGRARGPDGPWGVGTPRMERKRSISAQQRLVSELIACEQEYVATLSEPVPPPGCELTPELRGTWAAALSVRERFRSFHRTQFLRELQGCATHPLRIGACFLRHGDQFSLYAQYVKHRHKLENALSALGPPAKGSTECGPHLPRALQQPLEHLARYGRLLEELLKEAGPEPSSERQALGAAVQLLREQETRGRDLLAVEAVRGCEVDLKEQGQLLHRDPFTVICGRKKCLRHVFLFEHLLLFSKLKGSEGGSEIFVYKQAFKTADMGLTENIGDSGLCFELWFRRRRAREAYTLQAASPEIKLKWTSSIAQLLWRQAAHNKELRVQQMVSMGIGNKPFLDIKALGERTLSALLTGRAARTRASVAVSSFEHAGPSLPGLSPGACSLPARVEEEAWDLDVKQISLASPPAPETLDSSGDASPGLRNNPSLQPPNLGSSTPTLATGGILRLSRQHSTGVDGKRRMPTAWFGLGLNQQIQKLQRGKRESCRSLE
- the ARHGEF40 gene encoding rho guanine nucleotide exchange factor 40 isoform X4; this translates as MGPAAWEAEQAEPPPRPALSPSQTLRETRKAGGKRRRARPRPPAGASDSNPRGAMEPEPVEDCVQSTLAALYPPFEATAPTLLGQVFQVVERTYREDALKYTLDFLVPAKHLLAKVQQEACAQYSGFLFFHEGWPLCLHEQVVVQLAALPWQLLCPGDFYLQVVPSAAQAPRLVLKCLAPGGGRVQELPVPNEACAYLFTPEWLQGINKDRPTGRLSTCLLSAPSGIQRLPWAELICPRFVHKEGLMVGHQPSTLPPELPSGPPGLPSPPLPEEALGTRSPGDGHNAPAEGPEGEYVELLEVTLPMTGSPMDAEDSSGLTRTRTVPTRKGAGGKGRHRRHRAWMHQKGLGPRDQDGARPPGEGSSSRASPGSPRGAEALPEAAAQEVSEAPAEVLGEVSESCPLRPGEVGGGACQGAEGLPGTPRRGKGNRRKKRAAGRGALGRVGDNVSVPLSSGDKEETNQQEALISLPSPNERELPGGGLVKEAHEGLEKSESELKEELKPVDKKELRPPEACGPIEEKAREREQKDLSLVCTAGPTGPEGLPYGPLAPTLEDVQEVQDDRIPEEAPSVSISDDPDIAWDLMASGFLVLTGGVDRSGRALLTITPPCPAEEPQPSRDMLSTALHYLHSLLRPDLQILGLSVLLDLRKAPPLPPALIPVLSQLQDSGDPPIIQRLLLLSHNDFPTEFHGCQGAELLSENDLKRVAKPEELQWDLGGHRESSPSHWVEVHQEVARLCHLCRGVLGSVRQAISELEAVAEPEGEEAVGMPEPLQKVLADPWLTELQKDGGAILMRLRSTHSSKLEDPGPATMYQEVDEAIHQLVRLSNLYVQQQEQRKHLRQLQQVLQWLAGPGEEQLASFAAPGDCLSALQETELQFRAFSAEVQERLAQAREALALEEDAASQKVLDIFEQRLEQVESGLHRALRLQRFFQQAHEWVDEGSSRLAGAGPGREAVLAALALRRAPEPSVGTFQEMRALALDLGSPAALREWGRCRARCQELEKRIQQHLGEEASPRGHGQRRADSASSEGVQWGPSSPSPNFSSLLLPSSPGALAAPSHCSLAPCGEDYEEEGPELAPEAEGRPLRTVLIRGLEVTSTEVVDRTCSPREHVLLGRARGPDGPWGVGTPRMERKRSISAQQRLVSELIACEQEYVATLSEPVPPPGCELTPELRGTWAAALSVRERFRSFHRTQFLRELQGCATHPLRIGACFLRHGDQFSLYAQYVKHRHKLENALSALGPPAKGSTECGPHLPRALQQPLEHLARYGRLLEELLKEAGPEPSSERQALGAAVQLLREQETRGRDLLAVEAVRGCEVDLKEQGQLLHRDPFTVICGRKKCLRHVFLFEHLLLFSKLKGSEGGSEIFVYKQAFKTADMGLTENIGDSGLCFELWFRRRRAREAYTLQAASPEIKLKWTSSIAQLLWRQAAHNKELRVQQMVSMGIGNKPFLDIKALGERTLSALLTGRAARTRASVAVSSFEHAGPSLPGLSPGACSLPARVEEEAWDLDVKQISLAPETLDSSGDASPGLRNNPSLQPPNLGSSTPTLATGGILRLSRQSHAGALSDPTTPL
- the ARHGEF40 gene encoding rho guanine nucleotide exchange factor 40 isoform X5 yields the protein MALSGVTALASRGLDRQATLEPEPVEDCVQSTLAALYPPFEATAPTLLGQVFQVVERTYREDALKYTLDFLVPAKHLLAKVQQEACAQYSGFLFFHEGWPLCLHEQVVVQLAALPWQLLCPGDFYLQVVPSAAQAPRLVLKCLAPGGGRVQELPVPNEACAYLFTPEWLQGINKDRPTGRLSTCLLSAPSGIQRLPWAELICPRFVHKEGLMVGHQPSTLPPELPSGPPGLPSPPLPEEALGTRSPGDGHNAPAEGPEGEYVELLEVTLPMTGSPMDAEDSSGLTRTRTVPTRKGAGGKGRHRRHRAWMHQKGLGPRDQDGARPPGEGSSSRASPGSPRGAEALPEAAAQEVSEAPAEVLGEVSESCPLRPGEVGGGACQGAEGLPGTPRRGKGNRRKKRAAGRGALGRVGDNVSVPLSSGDKEETNQQEALISLPSPNERELPGGGLVKEAHEGLEKSESELKEELKPVDKKELRPPEACGPIEEKAREREQKDLSLVCTAGPTGPEGLPYGPLAPTLEDVQEVQDDRIPEEAPSVSISDDPDIAWDLMASGFLVLTGGVDRSGRALLTITPPCPAEEPQPSRDMLSTALHYLHSLLRPDLQILGLSVLLDLRKAPPLPPALIPVLSQLQDSGDPPIIQRLLLLSHNDFPTEFHGCQGAELLSENDLKRVAKPEELQWDLGGHRESSPSHWVEVHQEVARLCHLCRGVLGSVRQAISELEAVAEPEGEEAVGMPEPLQKVLADPWLTELQKDGGAILMRLRSTHSSKLEDPGPATMYQEVDEAIHQLVRLSNLYVQQQEQRKHLRQLQQVLQWLAGPGEEQLASFAAPGDCLSALQETELQFRAFSAEVQERLAQAREALALEEDAASQKVLDIFEQRLEQVESGLHRALRLQRFFQQAHEWVDEGSSRLAGAGPGREAVLAALALRRAPEPSVGTFQEMRALALDLGSPAALREWGRCRARCQELEKRIQQHLGEEASPRGHGQRRADSASSEGVQWGPSSPSPNFSSLLLPSSPGALAAPSHCSLAPCGEDYEEEGPELAPEAEGRPLRTVLIRGLEVTSTEVVDRTCSPREHVLLGRARGPDGPWGVGTPRMERKRSISAQQRLVSELIACEQEYVATLSEPVPPPGCELTPELRGTWAAALSVRERFRSFHRTQFLRELQGCATHPLRIGACFLRHGDQFSLYAQYVKHRHKLENALSALGPPAKGSTECGPHLPRALQQPLEHLARYGRLLEELLKEAGPEPSSERQALGAAVQLLREQETRGRDLLAVEAVRGCEVDLKEQGQLLHRDPFTVICGRKKCLRHVFLFEHLLLFSKLKGSEGGSEIFVYKQAFKTADMGLTENIGDSGLCFELWFRRRRAREAYTLQAASPEIKLKWTSSIAQLLWRQAAHNKELRVQQMVSMGIGNKPFLDIKALGERTLSALLTGRAARTRASVAVSSFEHAGPSLPGLSPGACSLPARVEEEAWDLDVKQISLASPPAPETLDSSGDASPGLRNNPSLQPPNLGSSTPTLATGGILRLSRQHSTGVDGKRRMPTAWFGLGLNQQIQKLQRGKRESCRSLE